In Shouchella patagoniensis, the following are encoded in one genomic region:
- a CDS encoding isoprenylcysteine carboxyl methyltransferase family protein gives MNWVYGIVAVIIVQRLIEVGVAKRNERWMKGNGGVEVGKSHYPWMVAMHVAFFISLFVEVTLTGVVFTVYSFIPLLFVLMAQIVRIWVLLSLGRYWNTKIIVLPEAPVVEKGPYRFVRHPNYMVVITEIAFIPLLFQAYWTALVFSVLNAWMLVVRIRTEEEALYGETKDYSERFKGKKRFWFV, from the coding sequence TTGAACTGGGTATACGGCATCGTTGCCGTAATTATCGTACAACGGTTAATTGAAGTTGGTGTAGCAAAAAGAAACGAACGTTGGATGAAGGGGAACGGTGGAGTTGAGGTGGGGAAGAGTCATTACCCATGGATGGTAGCCATGCATGTAGCGTTTTTTATTAGTCTATTTGTAGAAGTGACTTTAACAGGTGTGGTATTTACCGTATACAGCTTTATTCCACTTCTCTTTGTATTAATGGCTCAAATTGTTCGCATTTGGGTGCTCTTATCACTTGGTCGATATTGGAATACAAAAATTATTGTACTCCCTGAAGCACCAGTTGTGGAGAAAGGTCCATATCGTTTCGTGCGTCACCCAAATTATATGGTTGTTATTACAGAAATTGCGTTTATTCCATTGTTGTTCCAAGCATATTGGACAGCGCTTGTTTTTAGCGTCTTAAATGCATGGATGCTCGTTGTTCGAATTCGAACGGAAGAAGAAGCACTGTATGGAGAGACAAAAGACTATAGTGAACGATTTAAAGGGAAGAAACGATTTTGGTTTGTGTGA
- a CDS encoding AimR family lysis-lysogeny pheromone receptor produces MKIQLGVEASTAILNRVLKKEEITDEFMIKLARNHPDLSFEQVLTAIKKALPNDYVPFMNTYAVNVKKLRHVQDAFEYAHLFSQTDTLKKLLHTHKRDDLLEEWTKVYEVFLSSSGTNLHLENCIIHLRGLNNIVYNEQLRMKIDISQLNYFDRIGGIKNITPLIDQFRTQFSKMESGFFKSALASRVTLLGGNASLFGAGDYESAESYYLAASVIESIPDALLATTYHGLGHIYIVQDKKRSLEAHEKAIFHAQKANHNDYVYKLKSNYFPFAKNMLGETFDLEGVVDHEQAHQYIVRGQNQKALDVIRSIEASGKLSAHAQFYKAKALSNIPLLFDTIRQFNAQGYTNMIMFVEKEIKKLI; encoded by the coding sequence TTGAAAATTCAACTTGGAGTAGAGGCATCAACCGCAATTTTGAACCGTGTCCTAAAGAAAGAAGAAATCACAGACGAGTTTATGATTAAACTTGCCCGTAATCATCCTGATCTTTCATTTGAACAAGTACTTACAGCTATTAAAAAAGCACTGCCTAACGACTATGTTCCATTCATGAATACGTATGCCGTTAACGTAAAAAAGCTCCGACATGTGCAGGATGCATTTGAGTATGCTCACCTTTTTAGTCAAACAGATACACTCAAAAAACTATTGCATACTCATAAGCGGGATGATCTTTTAGAAGAGTGGACAAAAGTTTATGAAGTCTTCCTCTCTTCATCGGGAACAAACTTACACCTAGAAAACTGCATTATTCATTTAAGAGGATTAAATAACATAGTTTACAACGAACAGCTTCGTATGAAAATTGATATTTCGCAGCTAAACTATTTTGACAGAATTGGTGGTATTAAAAATATTACCCCTCTAATTGATCAATTTAGAACTCAATTTTCGAAGATGGAAAGTGGTTTTTTCAAGAGTGCACTCGCTTCCCGAGTTACACTGTTAGGAGGGAATGCTAGCCTTTTTGGTGCCGGGGATTATGAGAGTGCAGAGAGTTATTACTTAGCAGCAAGTGTTATAGAATCAATACCAGATGCTCTTTTAGCTACAACATATCATGGGCTAGGTCATATTTATATTGTTCAAGACAAAAAAAGAAGTTTGGAAGCACATGAAAAAGCTATCTTTCATGCTCAAAAAGCCAATCACAATGATTATGTATATAAACTTAAGTCTAATTATTTTCCTTTTGCTAAAAACATGTTAGGTGAAACATTTGATTTAGAAGGTGTAGTGGATCATGAACAAGCACATCAGTATATTGTACGTGGTCAAAATCAAAAAGCATTGGATGTTATAAGGAGCATTGAAGCGTCTGGAAAATTATCTGCACATGCACAATTTTACAAGGCAAAAGCATTAAGTAACATTCCTTTGTTATTTGATACGATAAGACAATTTAATGCTCAAGGATATACAAATATGATCATGTTTGTTGAAAAAGAAATTAAAAAATTAATCTAA
- a CDS encoding type III polyketide synthase produces MASILSVASYDPPNELPQDQTMEFARELFSDSYQDIERLLKVFANGDIEKRNFAVPLEWFKNDHSLGERNDQYIESATAYSVEAIKKCLANPSFLTRTIDPSEVDAIICVSSTGMATPSLDARIMNKLPFRAETKRVPIWGLGCAGGAAGLSRAHDYCLAYPKSSVLVVCVELCGLTFQKQDQSKSNLIGTSLFADGVACALVSGANSPLIEASAHAYHPVIRSTVSTLMNDSEDVMGWDVKDNGLNVVFSRSIPTIVANWLKPNVDKFMADEGMELSEIDEFIAHPGGKKVLEAYEKALGLSSDKTDLSRQVLKEHGNMSSPTVLYVLEKCMEHPHEHGDKGLVAALGPGFCSEMLLVEWAGGVH; encoded by the coding sequence ATGGCATCTATTTTATCCGTCGCTTCATATGATCCACCAAATGAGCTTCCGCAAGATCAAACGATGGAGTTTGCGCGAGAATTGTTTTCTGATAGTTATCAAGACATTGAGCGCTTATTAAAAGTATTTGCAAATGGTGACATTGAAAAGCGGAATTTTGCTGTTCCTCTTGAATGGTTTAAAAATGATCATTCGCTCGGAGAACGCAATGATCAATATATTGAGAGCGCAACCGCATACTCTGTTGAAGCAATCAAGAAATGTTTAGCAAACCCGTCGTTTTTAACAAGGACGATAGATCCATCAGAAGTGGATGCCATTATATGTGTATCGAGTACAGGGATGGCGACACCATCTCTTGATGCGCGTATTATGAATAAGCTTCCGTTCCGAGCTGAAACAAAGCGAGTACCTATATGGGGACTTGGTTGTGCTGGAGGGGCGGCAGGTTTGAGTCGTGCACACGACTACTGTTTGGCTTATCCAAAATCATCAGTACTTGTTGTATGTGTAGAATTATGTGGTCTGACTTTTCAAAAACAAGATCAGTCAAAAAGTAATCTGATTGGAACTTCTTTATTTGCTGACGGGGTAGCATGTGCGCTTGTTTCAGGAGCAAATTCCCCGTTAATTGAGGCGAGTGCTCATGCATACCATCCTGTGATTCGATCCACTGTATCTACACTAATGAATGATTCGGAGGATGTCATGGGTTGGGATGTGAAAGACAATGGTCTAAATGTCGTTTTCTCAAGAAGCATTCCAACAATTGTTGCCAATTGGCTCAAGCCAAATGTTGATAAATTTATGGCGGATGAGGGAATGGAACTTTCAGAGATTGATGAATTTATTGCCCATCCTGGTGGAAAGAAAGTGTTAGAGGCGTATGAGAAAGCTCTAGGACTTTCAAGTGATAAAACAGATTTATCAAGACAAGTGTTAAAAGAACATGGAAATATGTCTTCACCTACCGTGTTATATGTTTTAGAAAAATGTATGGAACATCCTCATGAACATGGAGACAAAGGGTTAGTGGCAGCTCTCGGACCTGGTTTTTGTTCGGAAATGCTTTTAGTTGAATGGGCCGGTGGTGTGCATTGA
- a CDS encoding ABC transporter ATP-binding protein, whose product MFRVLKQLSWFFKEQKKRYLIAVSLLIFVSVIDLMPALIIGRAVDAFQRGALSTSVAGSLIGLMVVVILASYFISYIWMRQLFGGAFVLERKLRSTFMKHLFQMDPPFFEKRKTGDLLARGTNDMKAISMTAGFGILTLIDSVVFMAIILVAMTWLIDWKLTLAAVAPLPIIALVVTILGKMIHTRFSKAQEAFGDLNNRVLESVAGMRVIRAFRSERRDEALFEEKSYDVYKRYIQVARVESFFDPVVNIVVGLSYVIGLGYGAYLVFNQQLTLGQIVTFNLYLGMLIWPMFAIGELVNIMQRGGASYDRVHETLSVEKAVPVPTKAGNGAAQLPIRMTGLTFAYPGATGDQLKDLSLEVEAGQTVGIIGKTGSGKSTLVKQLLKYYPAGTKDLFYDGVSADELTQVEMRELVGYVPQDHVLFSKSVRENILFAAKDATEDQLNQAIRASAFEQDLSFLPEGLDTLVGENGVSLSGGQKQRISIARALVLEPEVLILDDSLSAVDAKTEAKIVSNIQKERAGKTTFITTHRMSAVEHADQILVLGDGEVVERGTHSELMERNGWYAQQVRNQSLVGKGVTS is encoded by the coding sequence ATGTTTCGAGTATTAAAACAATTAAGTTGGTTTTTTAAAGAACAGAAAAAAAGGTATCTTATAGCGGTTTCTTTATTAATTTTTGTGAGTGTAATTGATTTAATGCCTGCTCTCATTATCGGTAGAGCAGTTGATGCGTTTCAACGAGGTGCACTCTCTACATCAGTAGCAGGGTCGCTTATTGGTCTGATGGTTGTGGTCATCCTAGCAAGCTATTTTATTAGCTATATCTGGATGCGCCAGTTGTTTGGCGGGGCTTTTGTACTTGAACGAAAATTGAGATCGACGTTTATGAAGCATTTGTTTCAAATGGACCCGCCTTTTTTTGAAAAGCGCAAAACGGGAGATTTGCTTGCGCGTGGAACAAATGATATGAAAGCAATCTCTATGACCGCTGGTTTTGGAATTTTAACTTTAATTGATTCTGTTGTATTTATGGCGATTATTTTAGTCGCGATGACATGGTTAATCGATTGGAAACTAACACTCGCCGCAGTTGCGCCACTTCCAATCATTGCCCTTGTCGTGACGATTCTTGGAAAAATGATTCATACCCGTTTTTCGAAGGCTCAAGAAGCTTTTGGTGATTTAAACAACCGGGTTCTTGAATCGGTTGCGGGTATGCGAGTGATTAGAGCGTTTCGGAGTGAGCGTCGTGATGAGGCTTTATTTGAAGAAAAAAGCTATGACGTTTATAAGCGCTACATTCAAGTTGCACGAGTGGAATCGTTTTTTGATCCTGTTGTAAATATTGTTGTGGGCTTAAGTTATGTCATTGGACTTGGTTATGGCGCGTATCTTGTTTTTAATCAACAATTGACACTTGGTCAGATTGTGACCTTTAACTTGTATTTAGGAATGCTCATATGGCCGATGTTTGCGATCGGGGAGTTAGTTAATATTATGCAGCGTGGGGGGGCTTCATATGACCGCGTGCATGAGACATTGTCTGTTGAAAAAGCAGTCCCTGTGCCTACTAAAGCAGGTAATGGTGCTGCACAACTGCCTATTCGTATGACAGGGTTAACGTTCGCTTACCCAGGCGCGACTGGTGACCAACTTAAGGATCTATCTCTTGAGGTCGAAGCAGGTCAAACGGTGGGTATTATCGGTAAAACAGGGAGTGGAAAATCGACGCTTGTCAAGCAACTATTAAAATACTACCCTGCCGGAACGAAAGATCTATTCTATGATGGTGTTTCGGCTGATGAGTTAACACAAGTAGAGATGAGAGAATTAGTTGGTTACGTTCCTCAAGACCATGTTTTATTCTCAAAGTCTGTACGTGAAAACATTCTCTTCGCGGCAAAGGACGCAACGGAAGACCAGCTTAATCAGGCAATTAGAGCCTCAGCATTTGAACAAGACTTGAGTTTCTTGCCAGAAGGGCTAGATACACTTGTTGGCGAAAACGGCGTTTCTTTGTCTGGTGGACAGAAGCAGCGAATTTCAATTGCGCGAGCGCTCGTATTAGAGCCTGAAGTACTTATTTTGGATGACTCTTTATCAGCAGTTGATGCCAAGACAGAAGCGAAGATTGTTAGCAATATTCAGAAGGAACGAGCAGGAAAAACAACGTTTATTACAACCCATCGAATGTCTGCTGTAGAACATGCTGATCAAATTCTTGTTTTAGGTGATGGAGAAGTGGTTGAACGAGGAACGCATAGTGAACTAATGGAACGAAACGGTTGGTATGCACAACAAGTGAGAAATCAATCGCTTGTAGGGAAAGGGGTGACGTCATGA
- a CDS encoding metal-dependent hydrolase family protein, with amino-acid sequence MAVTAITNVSMIDGTGQEVVEEAIVLIEGNHIKAVGSAQTITVPANARVVDGGGQYLLPGLIDTHVHMALEIKNVQESLLTPFSYHFYEAAQRLHTTLQTGITSVRDAGFADVGIKKAVEDGLITGPRMQVSINPLTITGGHGDSWNISGINTTAPIYPGMPDGICDGREEVRKTVREMLRAGADVVKVHATGGVSSPTDHPEFTQFSQEELEVMVEEATFRKGVKVMAHAQGAEGIKNAVRAGIHSIEHGIFIDDEALELMLEKGTYLVPTLLAPLAVLEASETSNTMAPYAIEKSKEVIDIHKRSIEKAYKAGVKIAMGTDAGVFPHGINLRELGLLCEIGMTPMEAIIASTKTAAECMGWEDKVGTIEEGKLADLILVKSNPLENIHVLEDSENIVYVMKDGTVYKDQAKIAVNS; translated from the coding sequence ATGGCAGTAACAGCAATAACAAATGTATCGATGATTGATGGCACAGGACAAGAGGTTGTTGAGGAAGCAATCGTCCTCATTGAAGGAAACCACATTAAGGCGGTAGGTTCCGCGCAAACGATTACGGTTCCTGCTAATGCACGTGTAGTAGATGGGGGGGGACAATACCTTTTGCCTGGATTGATAGATACTCATGTTCATATGGCATTAGAAATTAAAAATGTGCAAGAATCGTTGTTGACCCCGTTCTCTTATCACTTCTATGAAGCGGCACAAAGACTTCATACAACCCTTCAAACAGGTATTACGTCTGTGCGTGATGCCGGATTTGCAGATGTTGGTATTAAGAAAGCAGTAGAAGATGGGTTAATTACAGGGCCGCGAATGCAAGTTAGTATTAATCCACTCACGATTACAGGTGGACATGGTGATAGTTGGAATATTTCTGGAATCAATACAACCGCTCCCATTTATCCTGGGATGCCTGATGGAATCTGTGATGGACGGGAAGAAGTTCGAAAAACCGTACGAGAAATGTTGCGGGCTGGAGCAGATGTGGTGAAAGTTCATGCAACAGGGGGAGTGTCGAGTCCAACAGATCACCCAGAGTTCACACAATTCTCTCAAGAAGAGCTTGAGGTGATGGTTGAAGAAGCGACATTTCGTAAAGGTGTTAAGGTGATGGCCCATGCACAAGGGGCAGAAGGAATTAAAAATGCGGTTAGAGCAGGGATTCATTCAATCGAACACGGTATTTTTATTGATGATGAAGCGCTTGAGCTCATGCTTGAGAAAGGAACTTATCTTGTTCCGACATTACTAGCGCCCCTTGCTGTTCTTGAAGCGAGTGAGACATCAAATACGATGGCGCCTTATGCAATTGAAAAATCAAAAGAAGTGATTGATATTCATAAGCGAAGTATTGAAAAAGCGTATAAAGCTGGTGTGAAAATTGCAATGGGAACCGATGCAGGCGTTTTTCCACATGGGATTAACTTACGAGAATTAGGCCTCCTCTGTGAAATTGGAATGACACCAATGGAAGCAATCATAGCGTCTACAAAAACAGCAGCAGAATGTATGGGCTGGGAGGATAAGGTTGGTACAATTGAAGAAGGTAAATTAGCTGACCTCATTTTGGTTAAAAGCAATCCACTTGAGAACATTCACGTATTAGAAGATAGTGAAAACATCGTTTACGTTATGAAGGATGGAACCGTATATAAAGATCAAGCAAAAATAGCAGTCAACTCATAA
- a CDS encoding GNAT family N-acetyltransferase produces the protein MDQSLPVLTTERLYMRPPIAGDGPLLFNSLRVSQKELSPWISWVSAFQNVDQAESGVRQAYADFLDLKDLRFHLFEKQSKAFIGSVGLHGIKWEVPRMEVGYWLDTRYVNKGYMTEAVQSVVNYAFSTLHVHRLEIRCDPDNLKSRAIPEKLGFQLEAILKENERRIGSPGFADTCIYTRFETDHTLPYRSTSNLKQ, from the coding sequence ATGGATCAGTCCCTACCAGTACTGACGACTGAACGACTGTATATGAGACCACCTATTGCCGGTGACGGTCCACTTTTATTTAATTCTCTTAGAGTTTCGCAGAAAGAATTATCTCCTTGGATTTCTTGGGTATCGGCTTTTCAAAATGTCGATCAAGCTGAATCTGGTGTTCGTCAAGCTTATGCGGATTTTCTTGATTTAAAAGACTTACGTTTCCATTTGTTTGAAAAGCAATCGAAAGCTTTTATAGGTTCAGTAGGGTTGCACGGCATTAAATGGGAAGTGCCTCGAATGGAAGTTGGTTATTGGCTTGATACAAGATATGTAAATAAAGGTTATATGACCGAAGCAGTCCAATCAGTCGTTAATTATGCTTTTTCTACACTTCATGTACACAGGCTTGAAATTCGCTGCGATCCAGACAACTTAAAAAGTAGAGCAATCCCAGAAAAGTTAGGCTTTCAGCTTGAAGCTATATTAAAAGAGAATGAGCGACGAATTGGCTCACCTGGCTTTGCCGATACGTGCATCTACACACGATTTGAAACAGATCATACCCTTCCTTATCGGTCCACTTCAAACCTTAAACAATAA
- a CDS encoding MerR family transcriptional regulator produces MEYTVKKLAELAGVSSRTLRYYDEIGLLKPERINSSGYRIYGQTQVKLLQQILFYRELEVDLETIMTLITADSFHAETELQKHRENLIKKRDWLDQIIETVERTIQSEKGVLTMSDEEKFKAFKEKAISDNEDAYGKEIRAAYGDQAIIASQAKWRSMSQADYAAMQAKEQEVFSLLQEAVGTKDPHSCASVKLANAHKEWLMYSWSHYSKEAHCGLADMYIADDRFSSYYNNIVSDGAAFLRDAIRATFN; encoded by the coding sequence ATGGAATATACGGTAAAAAAATTAGCAGAGCTCGCTGGCGTTAGTAGTAGGACGTTGCGTTATTATGATGAAATTGGTTTATTAAAACCCGAACGAATCAATTCATCTGGCTACCGTATTTATGGGCAAACACAAGTCAAATTACTGCAACAAATTTTATTCTACCGCGAGCTTGAAGTTGATCTAGAGACCATTATGACGCTCATAACCGCTGATTCCTTCCATGCAGAAACGGAGCTTCAAAAGCACCGCGAGAACCTCATTAAAAAACGCGACTGGCTTGACCAGATCATTGAGACAGTTGAAAGGACGATCCAATCAGAGAAAGGGGTTTTAACCATGAGTGATGAAGAAAAGTTTAAAGCGTTTAAAGAGAAAGCGATTAGCGATAATGAAGATGCTTATGGAAAAGAGATTCGCGCTGCTTATGGTGACCAGGCGATTATTGCTTCACAAGCCAAATGGCGGAGTATGTCCCAAGCGGACTACGCAGCTATGCAAGCAAAAGAACAGGAGGTTTTCTCTTTGTTACAAGAAGCGGTTGGGACAAAAGATCCTCATTCTTGCGCTTCTGTCAAGCTTGCTAATGCACACAAGGAATGGCTAATGTATAGCTGGAGCCATTATTCAAAAGAAGCCCATTGTGGTCTTGCAGACATGTATATCGCAGACGATCGTTTTTCCAGCTATTACAATAACATCGTATCTGACGGAGCTGCTTTTTTACGTGATGCGATCCGAGCTACATTCAATTAA
- a CDS encoding helix-turn-helix domain-containing protein, whose amino-acid sequence MKKEKQLLSLMQSIRVLSSARELPDVLHQLIQEALQVIDGSTSGVLFLYDEQQDALYAESAIGFNMKALGKVRLKPGEGMSGKTFELKKGSIYSNLVDTKVGMANLSSHSAKYYGESLAEWIYPKSAISVPLHASAGTCIGVLTVDIFEQNRQFEEEDLELLEMFARQASIAIENARLYSQNKRTQEIHKALSRVSLSNGGLDEITAALARLISKDVLVVNEFSEELSSYTYHRHHLVLTNHLSDKLNSIFSIGKSGVQKWNSKEVHAEFYSFPIQIESVTIGMLVIAGEKDALLDPLDQIAIEQALPIFAMELNQREKKDVDDFVYAGSLLEMAIHSSNKEVPYQELMMHIPAGTNQNYVVAKVQMDHCVVPVPSLNRMKQQLLRKVYYEMSKLSETVIVYERHFDLTFLFPLSTDLSIEQVKPFLHELLNYADATWNLSGCVGIGSKMNKLSEIQESHAEAVQAITFLQRMSVQERIIDYEELGPYRLFLKMEETDLRQYVIDTIGVLINHDQQGRGELVKTMKVYMEQGQHLNESAHALYVHVNTVKYRLKKIYQLLKVSSLSVSHAFEIELAIKIADYLERYSISDNR is encoded by the coding sequence ATGAAAAAAGAGAAACAATTGCTAAGCCTCATGCAGTCGATCCGGGTATTGAGCTCAGCACGGGAATTGCCTGATGTGTTGCATCAGTTGATTCAAGAAGCACTTCAGGTTATTGATGGTTCTACTTCAGGAGTTTTGTTTTTGTATGATGAACAACAGGACGCTTTGTATGCGGAAAGCGCGATTGGTTTTAATATGAAAGCGTTAGGAAAAGTGCGACTAAAGCCAGGAGAAGGAATGAGTGGCAAGACGTTTGAATTAAAAAAAGGGAGTATTTATTCTAATCTTGTAGATACAAAGGTAGGTATGGCTAATTTAAGTAGCCACTCAGCTAAATATTACGGAGAATCGTTAGCTGAATGGATTTATCCCAAAAGTGCGATTTCAGTGCCGCTCCATGCTTCAGCTGGAACATGTATTGGCGTTTTAACCGTAGATATATTTGAACAGAATCGTCAGTTTGAAGAGGAAGATTTAGAACTTCTAGAGATGTTTGCCAGACAGGCGTCCATTGCCATTGAGAATGCAAGACTCTATTCACAAAACAAGAGAACGCAAGAGATTCACAAGGCGCTGTCACGCGTATCGTTATCAAACGGTGGTTTAGACGAAATTACAGCGGCTTTAGCTCGTTTGATTTCAAAAGATGTACTTGTTGTTAATGAATTTTCAGAAGAGTTATCGAGCTATACTTATCATCGCCATCATTTGGTCTTAACGAATCACTTATCAGACAAATTGAACTCTATTTTTTCTATAGGAAAGTCTGGTGTGCAAAAGTGGAATAGCAAAGAGGTGCATGCTGAATTCTACAGTTTTCCAATTCAGATTGAGTCTGTCACTATTGGCATGTTAGTCATTGCTGGTGAAAAAGACGCACTGCTCGATCCCCTTGATCAAATTGCGATTGAACAAGCGCTCCCTATTTTTGCAATGGAATTGAACCAGCGAGAGAAAAAAGATGTTGATGATTTTGTATACGCGGGTAGCTTGCTAGAAATGGCGATTCATTCTTCTAATAAGGAAGTGCCATATCAAGAATTAATGATGCATATACCAGCGGGAACGAATCAAAATTATGTAGTCGCAAAAGTACAAATGGACCATTGCGTTGTTCCAGTCCCCTCTTTAAACCGTATGAAGCAACAGTTGCTAAGAAAAGTCTACTATGAGATGTCTAAACTCTCTGAGACAGTCATTGTGTATGAGAGACATTTTGACTTAACATTTCTGTTCCCATTATCAACTGATTTATCGATTGAACAGGTCAAACCATTTTTACATGAATTGCTGAACTATGCAGATGCAACATGGAATCTTAGCGGTTGCGTTGGGATTGGTAGTAAGATGAACAAATTATCCGAGATCCAAGAGTCTCATGCTGAAGCCGTTCAAGCAATTACCTTTTTGCAACGAATGTCCGTTCAAGAACGAATCATTGATTACGAAGAGTTAGGTCCTTATCGATTGTTTTTGAAAATGGAAGAGACCGATTTGCGTCAGTATGTAATTGACACGATTGGTGTACTGATTAATCATGACCAACAGGGGCGCGGTGAATTAGTAAAGACAATGAAGGTATATATGGAACAGGGACAACATTTAAATGAATCTGCACACGCTCTCTACGTTCACGTCAATACCGTAAAATATCGATTAAAAAAAATTTATCAGCTTCTTAAAGTGTCCTCATTATCTGTATCACATGCCTTTGAAATTGAATTGGCGATTAAAATAGCAGATTATTTAGAAAGGTACTCAATTAGCGACAACAGATAA